Proteins encoded by one window of Erwinia pyrifoliae DSM 12163:
- the zorD gene encoding type I Zorya anti-phage system protein ZorD, with protein sequence MLKRLLSQFTGHRQQVESRLRHQYQMEDSGLSFSFERVTDEQLWALKAWLEQLADEDYLIELADRWLLTWDELYRLLEDEEHASSLALLGVPAILPLRASLSSGGALSDEDFQLYLGEWQASDSGRTVTVSLVRPIFNHDGHPRLLTKADWQLIQGLKQFHARQRSAPGELTNQIGWANVRKLAKQAGAQFDDYLAKTVVVKPASLKLKLRKATIADTAVIEIEPSFEDQPENWLASFDRNAQVNDTYRVPGPDGELSHVIFTPEVKEVLSSVHAIPGRRVAGGEALSFVRNPYTFLGEQAAAVIAPEDHEQALYDAHIFFHHFRLLPRVSEKNAIEDVTLLLEPISTVPQPETSFVFSSPWELERFINELGISVASQMPAGQWQGYELELSQFGEAQWLNCKALLTRWQEESAGKEFSDVLDINKYGDRVIGIGEFEKMASPWLTNAQGENWLPDDIDFPTVSAEVFNGWQQDNPQHLSSLKQRIADAEASGASTVIAPWNDREIPLGSAQALLKAWQKQSQSKNGDKDFAKENVARAVLKIEQNIDEPMYIRQRRISLLEAHQTGPEIPLHLKEDIQLKAHQKKGIAWLQQLFLKSPYETTGCLLADDMGLGKTLQILALLVWNIEQNPDGEPGLIVAPVSLLDNWQRELDNFFYTTGIPVLKLYGDTIGAMKYRQQDIPVHLKAQGIKSLLQPGWRGEAKIVLTTYETLRDQEFSLARQPWSIMVCDEAQKIKNPAALITQAANAVQARFKVACTGTPVENTLVDLWSLFDFVQPGLLGALNEFGKRYVRTIENEDGRHHRALEQLRRLIEPQTLRRTKEEVAGDLPQKIEVAECKALMMSGIQRQLYLSSIGAWQQQQDVAEGMQEAGTGMLGLLHKLKLICAHPFSVNPEPGYREHSPKLNWMLHTLDGIKRSGEDKVIVFTELRDLQRELQHAIYQRFGFRPVIINGDTSTKSNSQNSRQKLIDDFQSQPGFDVIILSTVAVGFGVNVQKANHVIHFTRCWNPAKEDQATDRAYRIGQTKDVYVYYPTVRDSEVTTFEETLDELLNRRRSLARDMLSTSSDLSGADFDVVLQDII encoded by the coding sequence ATGCTAAAACGTCTGCTTAGTCAGTTCACTGGCCATCGCCAACAGGTTGAATCCCGTCTGCGTCATCAGTATCAAATGGAAGATAGCGGACTCAGTTTTTCGTTTGAGCGGGTGACGGACGAACAGTTATGGGCGCTGAAGGCCTGGCTTGAACAGCTGGCGGATGAAGATTATCTGATCGAACTCGCCGATCGCTGGCTACTGACCTGGGATGAACTTTATCGTTTACTGGAGGATGAAGAACATGCCAGCAGCCTGGCTTTGTTGGGCGTACCCGCCATTTTGCCGCTACGGGCCAGCCTGAGTTCTGGCGGCGCGCTCAGCGATGAAGATTTCCAGCTTTATCTGGGTGAATGGCAAGCCAGCGACAGCGGTCGCACGGTTACTGTTAGCCTTGTCAGACCGATATTTAACCATGACGGCCATCCCCGTCTGCTGACAAAGGCTGACTGGCAGTTGATTCAGGGATTAAAACAATTTCACGCCCGGCAACGCTCTGCCCCCGGAGAGTTAACCAATCAGATTGGTTGGGCAAATGTGCGCAAGTTAGCAAAACAGGCCGGAGCGCAGTTTGATGATTACCTGGCGAAAACCGTGGTGGTAAAACCGGCCTCCCTGAAACTCAAACTGCGTAAAGCCACCATTGCCGATACGGCGGTGATTGAAATTGAGCCGTCCTTTGAGGATCAGCCGGAAAATTGGTTGGCGAGTTTTGATCGCAATGCGCAGGTAAATGACACTTATCGCGTGCCCGGGCCGGACGGTGAGTTAAGCCATGTTATTTTTACGCCTGAAGTTAAGGAAGTGCTGTCTTCTGTTCATGCCATTCCCGGTCGGCGCGTGGCAGGCGGTGAGGCACTGTCTTTTGTGCGTAACCCCTATACGTTTTTGGGTGAGCAAGCTGCTGCTGTTATTGCACCTGAAGATCATGAGCAGGCGCTTTATGATGCGCATATTTTCTTCCACCATTTTCGTCTGCTGCCGCGCGTGAGCGAAAAGAATGCTATCGAAGATGTCACGCTACTGTTAGAGCCGATTTCTACTGTACCGCAGCCAGAAACGTCTTTCGTTTTCTCATCACCCTGGGAATTAGAGAGATTTATCAACGAGCTGGGTATCAGCGTGGCTTCTCAAATGCCGGCGGGGCAGTGGCAGGGCTATGAACTCGAACTCAGCCAATTCGGTGAGGCGCAGTGGCTGAACTGTAAGGCATTGCTGACCCGGTGGCAGGAGGAATCGGCGGGAAAAGAGTTTTCTGACGTTCTGGATATCAATAAATACGGTGACCGGGTTATTGGCATCGGTGAATTTGAAAAAATGGCTTCGCCGTGGTTAACCAACGCACAAGGTGAGAACTGGCTACCCGATGATATTGATTTCCCTACCGTTTCAGCGGAGGTATTTAACGGTTGGCAGCAGGATAATCCGCAGCATTTGAGCAGTCTCAAGCAGCGAATAGCTGATGCCGAAGCAAGCGGCGCATCAACTGTCATCGCGCCGTGGAATGACAGGGAGATCCCGCTTGGTTCAGCGCAAGCACTGCTTAAAGCCTGGCAGAAGCAGAGCCAGAGTAAGAATGGTGATAAGGATTTTGCAAAGGAAAACGTTGCGCGGGCAGTGCTGAAGATTGAGCAGAATATTGATGAGCCGATGTATATCAGGCAGCGGCGTATTTCATTGCTTGAAGCTCATCAAACGGGGCCAGAGATCCCTCTTCACCTGAAAGAAGATATTCAGCTTAAGGCGCATCAGAAAAAAGGGATTGCCTGGCTGCAACAGTTATTTCTTAAATCGCCTTACGAGACCACAGGCTGCCTGCTGGCAGATGATATGGGATTAGGTAAAACGCTGCAGATACTGGCCTTGCTGGTATGGAATATTGAGCAAAATCCGGACGGCGAGCCGGGTTTGATCGTCGCTCCCGTCTCCTTGCTGGATAACTGGCAGCGCGAGCTGGACAATTTTTTCTATACCACTGGAATACCGGTGCTGAAATTGTACGGAGACACGATCGGCGCGATGAAATATCGTCAACAGGATATCCCGGTACATTTAAAAGCGCAGGGCATTAAAAGTTTATTGCAACCTGGCTGGCGGGGAGAGGCCAAAATCGTGCTCACGACCTACGAAACATTGCGCGATCAGGAGTTTTCGCTGGCGCGGCAGCCCTGGTCAATTATGGTATGTGATGAAGCGCAAAAAATAAAAAACCCCGCAGCACTTATTACACAGGCAGCTAATGCCGTGCAGGCACGATTTAAAGTCGCCTGTACCGGAACGCCAGTAGAAAATACATTAGTCGATTTGTGGAGCCTGTTCGACTTCGTGCAGCCAGGCCTGCTGGGGGCGCTAAATGAATTTGGCAAACGCTATGTCCGAACGATAGAAAATGAAGATGGCCGTCATCATCGGGCATTAGAGCAACTTCGGCGACTGATTGAACCACAAACGTTAAGGCGAACTAAAGAAGAAGTCGCGGGCGATTTGCCACAAAAAATTGAGGTGGCTGAGTGTAAGGCATTAATGATGTCAGGCATTCAGCGCCAGCTTTACCTCTCATCCATTGGTGCCTGGCAGCAGCAGCAAGATGTAGCGGAAGGTATGCAGGAGGCAGGTACGGGAATGCTTGGGTTGCTGCATAAATTGAAGCTAATTTGCGCACATCCTTTTAGCGTCAACCCGGAACCAGGTTATCGCGAGCATTCACCCAAGCTTAACTGGATGTTGCACACGCTGGATGGGATAAAGCGTAGTGGGGAAGATAAGGTGATTGTTTTCACCGAATTAAGAGACCTGCAACGTGAGCTTCAGCACGCCATTTATCAGCGTTTTGGTTTTCGGCCGGTTATCATTAATGGTGATACCAGTACCAAAAGTAATAGCCAGAATAGCAGGCAAAAGCTGATTGATGACTTCCAGTCACAGCCCGGTTTTGACGTCATTATCCTTTCTACCGTTGCTGTCGGATTTGGTGTAAATGTGCAAAAAGCTAACCATGTTATCCATTTCACGCGCTGCTGGAACCCGGCGAAAGAGGATCAGGCTACCGATCGTGCTTATCGTATTGGGCAAACTAAAGATGTTTACGTCTATTAT